A stretch of Halostagnicola kamekurae DNA encodes these proteins:
- a CDS encoding Gfo/Idh/MocA family protein — protein MSSVGIGIVGLGGMGQLHARNVLEHGADVCAGADIVDSKRARFGEEFGARTYESYEGLLEDDAVDAVVVTTPNRFHEPIAVAALEAGLDVLVEKPLAHTLESARRIADAEAKSDGICMVGFHNRHAASTAMFDEYDDRGRFGELTHVEANYVRRRGVPGPGSWFTDPGLAGGGALLDIGVHAIDLALYTLGFPEVTEVSGITRTTFGTREEYADPDGFGDDWDAAAEPYDVDDSTSAFVRCADGSTISLEAAWATNREPCTDFVVRGTEAGASFEIGDNDLTILETGTGGCDHYADVDLSGDPSITGHLEQDKRFLEAVATGVEPQTNTIEEALTVQRVIDAIYRSSETGRAQQLADASDQEIQAQLD, from the coding sequence ATGAGTTCGGTTGGCATTGGCATCGTCGGTCTCGGTGGAATGGGACAATTACACGCACGAAACGTTCTCGAGCACGGCGCCGACGTTTGTGCCGGGGCGGATATCGTCGATTCGAAACGCGCTCGGTTCGGCGAGGAGTTCGGCGCGCGGACGTACGAATCGTACGAGGGACTCCTCGAGGACGACGCCGTCGACGCCGTCGTCGTCACGACGCCGAACCGGTTTCACGAACCGATCGCCGTCGCCGCGCTCGAGGCGGGCCTCGACGTGCTCGTCGAGAAGCCGCTTGCACACACCCTCGAGAGCGCACGGCGAATCGCCGACGCGGAAGCAAAGTCGGACGGCATCTGTATGGTCGGCTTTCACAACCGTCACGCGGCGTCGACGGCGATGTTCGACGAGTACGACGATCGTGGCCGCTTCGGCGAGTTGACCCACGTCGAGGCGAACTACGTTCGTCGCCGCGGCGTCCCGGGTCCGGGTTCGTGGTTCACCGATCCAGGTCTGGCAGGCGGCGGCGCGTTGCTCGACATCGGAGTACACGCGATCGACCTCGCGCTGTACACGCTCGGTTTCCCCGAAGTCACGGAGGTCTCGGGCATCACGAGGACGACCTTCGGCACTCGAGAGGAGTACGCTGACCCCGACGGGTTCGGCGACGACTGGGACGCGGCCGCCGAACCGTACGACGTCGACGACTCCACCAGCGCGTTCGTTCGGTGCGCCGACGGATCGACCATCTCGCTCGAGGCGGCCTGGGCGACGAACCGCGAACCGTGTACCGACTTCGTCGTCCGCGGAACGGAAGCCGGCGCGTCCTTCGAGATTGGCGACAACGATCTCACGATCCTCGAGACCGGCACGGGCGGGTGCGACCACTACGCCGACGTCGACCTCAGCGGCGATCCGTCGATCACCGGCCATCTCGAGCAGGACAAGCGGTTCCTCGAGGCAGTCGCGACCGGGGTCGAGCCACAGACGAATACGATCGAGGAGGCCCTAACCGTACAGCGGGTGATCGACGCTATCTACCGCTCGAGCGAGACCGGGCGAGCCCAGCAACTGGCCGACGCCTCCGATCAGGAGATTCAGGCTCAACTCGACTGA
- a CDS encoding secondary thiamine-phosphate synthase enzyme YjbQ, producing the protein MEFTVETDQRLTTVDLTDRVRDAVPSDIDRGLCTVFVAHTTAAVLLQEDEDRLRTDLEDFFAGVVPDEGHAHDRLDGNADSHLRASVVGPSVTIPVENGSLAMGTWQSVLLAEFDGPRTRTVSVTTVRDGAE; encoded by the coding sequence ATGGAGTTCACAGTCGAGACCGACCAGCGGCTGACGACCGTCGACCTCACCGACCGCGTCCGCGACGCGGTGCCGAGCGATATCGATCGCGGGCTGTGTACCGTCTTCGTCGCGCACACGACGGCGGCCGTTCTCCTCCAGGAAGACGAGGACCGACTCCGGACCGACCTCGAGGACTTTTTCGCAGGCGTAGTTCCCGACGAGGGCCACGCACACGATCGACTCGACGGGAACGCCGATTCGCACCTCAGGGCGTCGGTCGTCGGGCCCTCGGTGACGATTCCGGTCGAGAACGGCTCGCTCGCGATGGGGACCTGGCAGTCGGTGTTGCTGGCCGAGTTCGACGGTCCCAGAACGCGAACGGTGTCCGTGACGACCGTTCGAGACGGGGCCGAGTAA
- a CDS encoding sister chromatid cohesion protein PDS5: MESDGNESDGRALAGGEGFELPTVLAGLDSDEPARRKRALEAVRETVDTDPEACLPTVPKLRALLETESSDAEEPIAYSLAELAQESPDDVAPSVPGISSCVTEDLSQQATQELFRCLHAVAEERPDTVVDHVDELVAVLEERSSVDRWSVELMAELSKEYPTEITSALSLLREVLHTAPRTGGVSALTAIGRVVRADAVSTFDFVDDVVSLVDHDDRALRNNAIACLGDVARTAPETIEPHCSTIATALESDDPTTRANAAVTIGRLAADTNEVRAQRRLVELLSDEHAQVRANACTAIGHGRVGTARGALEELADRDPDAAVRERAAWASAQL, translated from the coding sequence ATGGAGAGCGACGGGAACGAGTCGGACGGACGCGCGCTGGCGGGGGGCGAGGGGTTCGAACTACCGACCGTTCTGGCGGGACTCGACAGCGACGAGCCCGCGCGGAGAAAGCGAGCGCTCGAGGCAGTCCGCGAAACCGTCGATACCGATCCGGAAGCGTGTCTGCCGACCGTGCCGAAACTCCGCGCGCTGCTCGAGACCGAGTCGTCCGACGCCGAGGAGCCGATCGCCTACTCTCTGGCTGAGCTCGCACAGGAGTCGCCCGACGACGTCGCACCGTCGGTGCCGGGAATCAGTTCGTGTGTGACCGAAGACCTCTCACAGCAAGCGACTCAAGAGCTCTTTCGATGTCTCCACGCGGTCGCGGAGGAGCGACCGGACACCGTCGTCGATCACGTCGACGAACTCGTCGCGGTCCTCGAGGAGCGATCGTCCGTCGATCGCTGGAGCGTCGAACTGATGGCGGAACTGTCGAAGGAGTACCCGACCGAGATCACGTCGGCGTTGTCGCTGCTCCGTGAAGTGTTGCACACTGCGCCCCGAACCGGCGGGGTATCCGCACTCACCGCGATCGGCCGGGTAGTCAGGGCGGACGCCGTCTCCACCTTCGACTTCGTCGACGACGTCGTCTCGCTCGTCGACCACGACGACCGCGCGCTGCGAAACAACGCGATCGCCTGTCTCGGCGACGTTGCACGTACCGCGCCCGAAACGATCGAACCCCACTGTTCGACGATCGCGACCGCTCTCGAGAGCGACGATCCGACCACGAGAGCGAACGCTGCGGTGACGATCGGTCGCCTCGCCGCCGACACGAACGAGGTCCGAGCACAGCGCCGGCTGGTCGAGTTGCTTTCCGACGAGCACGCGCAGGTCCGCGCGAACGCCTGTACCGCGATCGGCCACGGACGGGTTGGAACCGCTCGAGGCGCGCTCGAGGAACTCGCGGATCGAGATCCGGACGCGGCCGTCCGCGAACGCGCCGCCTGGGCTTCGGCACAGTTGTAA